The Denticeps clupeoides chromosome 5, fDenClu1.1, whole genome shotgun sequence genome includes a region encoding these proteins:
- the sim1a gene encoding single-minded homolog 1-A isoform X2 — protein MKEKSKNAARTRREKENSEFYELAKLLPLPSAITSQLDKASIIRLTTSYLKMRLVFPEGLGESWGHVSRASSLDNIGRELGSHLLQTLDGFIFVVAPDGKIMYISETASVHLGLSQVELTGNSIYEYIHPADHDEMTAVLTAHQPYHSHFVQEYEMERSFFLRMKCVLAKRNAGLTCGGYKVIHCSGYLKIRQYSLDMSPFDGCYQNVGLVAVGHSLPPSAVTEIKLHSNMFMFRASLDMKLIFLDSRVAELTGYEPQDLIEKTLYHHVHSCDTFHLRCAHHLLLVKGQVTTKYYRFLAKQGGWVWVQSYATIVHNSRSSRPHCIVSVNYVLTDNEYKGLQLSLDQVTSTKPAFPYSGTAAPTADSRRTSKSRSSRTKAKTRLSPYSQYPGFHTERSESDQDSPWGGSPQTDSASPQLLDHGEGMDTSCAYRQYLDPRPLCYSLPITEEHHSDGSGHTHTQSCERERCEAGRYFLGTSQAGREAWWGAAKSVLPKQSVENGDGYESVMPHITSIHSLHARGQWDEDSVVSSPDGGSASDSGDRYRGDHHFRASPQEPSKIETLIRATQQMIKEEESRLQLRKGLPPEGISKSHAHCFTSNLHQATLACRGPSGVVVSPVPSPVPLSRLGSPSSDRLAKPKDYLQADLSPDHQPHPAHQQHLTFPGSCAASPTPALYPPHPRPYLEKHAPYSLTGYALEQLYEADALRGYCGGAAHYDVTSHLRMQGEQAPGHKGTSVIITNGS, from the exons ATGAAGGAGAAGTCGAAGAACGCGGCGCGGACGCGGCGGGAGAAGGAGAACAGCGAGTTTTACGAGCTGGCCAAGCTGCTGCCGCTGCCCTCCGCCATCACGTCGCAGCTGGATAAAGCGTCCATCATCCGGCTGACCACCAGCTACCTGAAGATGCGCCTTGTCTTCCCTGAGG GTCTCGGGGAGTCCTGGGGTCACGTGAGCCGCGCGAGCTCCCTGGACAATATCGGGCGCGAGCTGGGGTCACATCTTCTGCAG ACGCTGGACGGCTTCATATTCGTCGTCGCCCCCGACGGGAAGATCATGTACATTTCCGAGACGGCGTCGGTCCACCTGGGCCTTTCGCAG GTAGAGCTGACTGGTAACAGCATCTACGAGTACATCCACCCCGCCGACCACGATGAGATGACTGCAGTGCTGACTGCGCACCAGCCCTACCACTCCCACTTCGTCCAAG AGTACGAGATGGAGAGATCATTCTTCCTGAGGATGAAGTGCGTCCTGGCCAAGAGGAACGCCGGGCTGACGTGCGGGGGTTACAAG GTGATCCACTGCAGCGGGTATCTGAAGATCCGGCAGTACAGTCTGGACATGTCTCCGTTTGATGGGTGTTACCAGAACGTGGGGCTGGTGGCGGTGGGACACTCGTTACCCCCCAGCGCGGTGACCGAGATCAAGCTGCACAGTAACATGTTCATGTTCCGGGCCAGCCTGGATATGAAACTCATCTTCCTGGACTCCAG ggTGGCAGAGCTGACAGGATATGAACCTCAGGACCTGATTGAGAAGACCCTGTACCACCACGTCCACAGCTGTGACACCTTCCACCTGCGCTGTGCCCACCACTTGT TGCTGGTGAAGGGACAGGTGACCACCAAGTACTACCGCTTTCTAGCCAAACAGGGCGGATGGGTGTGGGTCCAGAGCTATGCCACCATCGTCCACAACAGCCGCTCCTCAAGACCTCATTGCATTGTCAGCGTCAATTACGTCCTCAC ggataATGAGTATAAGGGACTCCAGCTGTCATTGGACCAGGTGACGTCCACCAAGCCAGCCTTCCCCTACAGCGGCACGGCGGCCCCTACCGCTGACAGCCGTCGGACCAGCAAGAGCCGCAGCTCCCGCACCAAAGCCAAGACACGCCTGTCTCCATATTCACAG TACCCTGGCTTTCACACCGAACGGTCTGAGTCAGATCAGGATAGCCCATGGGGTGGAAGTCCGCAGACAGACTCTGCCTCACCCCAGTTGCTGGATCATGGTGAGGGAATGGACACTTCCTGTGCCTATCGTCAGTATTTGGATCCCCGCCCCCTCTGCTACAGCCTGCCAATCACAGAGGAGCATCACAGCGATGGCTctggacacacccacacacagtccTGTGAACGGGAGCGGTGCGAAGCTGGACGGTACTTCCTGGGCACCTCTCAGGCTGGTCGGGAGGCGTGGTGGGGCGCGGCCAAGTCTGTTCTTCCCAAACAGTCAGTGGAAAACGGAGACGGATACGAAAGTGTGATGCCCCACATCACGTCTATTCACAGCCTGCATG CAAGAGGTCAGTGGGATGAGGACAGTGTAGTCAGCTCCCCTGATGGTGGTTCAGCCAGCGACTCCGGAGACCGTTACCGTGGTGACCATCACTTCCGGGCGAGTCCTCAGGAGCCCAGCAAGATTGAAACCTTGATACGTGCAACGCAGCAGATGATCAAAGAAGAGGAGAGTCGGTTGCAGCTACGTAAAGGACTCCCTCCTGAAGGAATCTCAAAGAGCCACGCCCACTGCTTTacctccaacctccaccaggcTACTCTGGCCTGCCGGGGACCCAGCGGGGTGGTGGTCAGCCCCGTGCCCAGCCCTGTCCCACTGTCCCGGCTGGGTAGCCCGAGCTCGGACCGCCTGGCCAAGCCCAAAGACTATCTGCAGGCCGACCTGTCCCCCGACCACCAACCCCATCCGGCGCACCAGCAGCACCTCACGTTTCCTGGATCGTGTGCGGCCTCACCTACACCGGCCCTCTACCCCCCACACCCACGGCCGTACCTGGAGAAGCATGCGCCGTATTCTCTCACCGGCTATGCGCTGGAGCAGCTGTATGAGGCGGATGCCCTGCGTGGATACTGTGGCGGAGCGGCGCATTACGACGTGACCTCACACCTACGCATGCAGGGCGAGCAGGCGCCAGGCCACAAGGGCACGTCCGTCATCATCACCAATGGCAGCTGA
- the sim1a gene encoding single-minded homolog 1-A isoform X1, with protein MKEKSKNAARTRREKENSEFYELAKLLPLPSAITSQLDKASIIRLTTSYLKMRLVFPEGLGESWGHVSRASSLDNIGRELGSHLLQTLDGFIFVVAPDGKIMYISETASVHLGLSQVELTGNSIYEYIHPADHDEMTAVLTAHQPYHSHFVQEYEMERSFFLRMKCVLAKRNAGLTCGGYKVIHCSGYLKIRQYSLDMSPFDGCYQNVGLVAVGHSLPPSAVTEIKLHSNMFMFRASLDMKLIFLDSRVAELTGYEPQDLIEKTLYHHVHSCDTFHLRCAHHLLLVKGQVTTKYYRFLAKQGGWVWVQSYATIVHNSRSSRPHCIVSVNYVLTDNEYKGLQLSLDQVTSTKPAFPYSGTAAPTADSRRTSKSRSSRTKAKTRLSPYSQYPGFHTERSESDQDSPWGGSPQTDSASPQLLDHGEGMDTSCAYRQYLDPRPLCYSLPITEEHHSDGSGHTHTQSCERERCEAGRYFLGTSQAGREAWWGAAKSVLPKQSVENGDGYESVMPHITSIHSLHVARGQWDEDSVVSSPDGGSASDSGDRYRGDHHFRASPQEPSKIETLIRATQQMIKEEESRLQLRKGLPPEGISKSHAHCFTSNLHQATLACRGPSGVVVSPVPSPVPLSRLGSPSSDRLAKPKDYLQADLSPDHQPHPAHQQHLTFPGSCAASPTPALYPPHPRPYLEKHAPYSLTGYALEQLYEADALRGYCGGAAHYDVTSHLRMQGEQAPGHKGTSVIITNGS; from the exons ATGAAGGAGAAGTCGAAGAACGCGGCGCGGACGCGGCGGGAGAAGGAGAACAGCGAGTTTTACGAGCTGGCCAAGCTGCTGCCGCTGCCCTCCGCCATCACGTCGCAGCTGGATAAAGCGTCCATCATCCGGCTGACCACCAGCTACCTGAAGATGCGCCTTGTCTTCCCTGAGG GTCTCGGGGAGTCCTGGGGTCACGTGAGCCGCGCGAGCTCCCTGGACAATATCGGGCGCGAGCTGGGGTCACATCTTCTGCAG ACGCTGGACGGCTTCATATTCGTCGTCGCCCCCGACGGGAAGATCATGTACATTTCCGAGACGGCGTCGGTCCACCTGGGCCTTTCGCAG GTAGAGCTGACTGGTAACAGCATCTACGAGTACATCCACCCCGCCGACCACGATGAGATGACTGCAGTGCTGACTGCGCACCAGCCCTACCACTCCCACTTCGTCCAAG AGTACGAGATGGAGAGATCATTCTTCCTGAGGATGAAGTGCGTCCTGGCCAAGAGGAACGCCGGGCTGACGTGCGGGGGTTACAAG GTGATCCACTGCAGCGGGTATCTGAAGATCCGGCAGTACAGTCTGGACATGTCTCCGTTTGATGGGTGTTACCAGAACGTGGGGCTGGTGGCGGTGGGACACTCGTTACCCCCCAGCGCGGTGACCGAGATCAAGCTGCACAGTAACATGTTCATGTTCCGGGCCAGCCTGGATATGAAACTCATCTTCCTGGACTCCAG ggTGGCAGAGCTGACAGGATATGAACCTCAGGACCTGATTGAGAAGACCCTGTACCACCACGTCCACAGCTGTGACACCTTCCACCTGCGCTGTGCCCACCACTTGT TGCTGGTGAAGGGACAGGTGACCACCAAGTACTACCGCTTTCTAGCCAAACAGGGCGGATGGGTGTGGGTCCAGAGCTATGCCACCATCGTCCACAACAGCCGCTCCTCAAGACCTCATTGCATTGTCAGCGTCAATTACGTCCTCAC ggataATGAGTATAAGGGACTCCAGCTGTCATTGGACCAGGTGACGTCCACCAAGCCAGCCTTCCCCTACAGCGGCACGGCGGCCCCTACCGCTGACAGCCGTCGGACCAGCAAGAGCCGCAGCTCCCGCACCAAAGCCAAGACACGCCTGTCTCCATATTCACAG TACCCTGGCTTTCACACCGAACGGTCTGAGTCAGATCAGGATAGCCCATGGGGTGGAAGTCCGCAGACAGACTCTGCCTCACCCCAGTTGCTGGATCATGGTGAGGGAATGGACACTTCCTGTGCCTATCGTCAGTATTTGGATCCCCGCCCCCTCTGCTACAGCCTGCCAATCACAGAGGAGCATCACAGCGATGGCTctggacacacccacacacagtccTGTGAACGGGAGCGGTGCGAAGCTGGACGGTACTTCCTGGGCACCTCTCAGGCTGGTCGGGAGGCGTGGTGGGGCGCGGCCAAGTCTGTTCTTCCCAAACAGTCAGTGGAAAACGGAGACGGATACGAAAGTGTGATGCCCCACATCACGTCTATTCACAGCCTGCATG TAGCAAGAGGTCAGTGGGATGAGGACAGTGTAGTCAGCTCCCCTGATGGTGGTTCAGCCAGCGACTCCGGAGACCGTTACCGTGGTGACCATCACTTCCGGGCGAGTCCTCAGGAGCCCAGCAAGATTGAAACCTTGATACGTGCAACGCAGCAGATGATCAAAGAAGAGGAGAGTCGGTTGCAGCTACGTAAAGGACTCCCTCCTGAAGGAATCTCAAAGAGCCACGCCCACTGCTTTacctccaacctccaccaggcTACTCTGGCCTGCCGGGGACCCAGCGGGGTGGTGGTCAGCCCCGTGCCCAGCCCTGTCCCACTGTCCCGGCTGGGTAGCCCGAGCTCGGACCGCCTGGCCAAGCCCAAAGACTATCTGCAGGCCGACCTGTCCCCCGACCACCAACCCCATCCGGCGCACCAGCAGCACCTCACGTTTCCTGGATCGTGTGCGGCCTCACCTACACCGGCCCTCTACCCCCCACACCCACGGCCGTACCTGGAGAAGCATGCGCCGTATTCTCTCACCGGCTATGCGCTGGAGCAGCTGTATGAGGCGGATGCCCTGCGTGGATACTGTGGCGGAGCGGCGCATTACGACGTGACCTCACACCTACGCATGCAGGGCGAGCAGGCGCCAGGCCACAAGGGCACGTCCGTCATCATCACCAATGGCAGCTGA